A region from the Corallococcus soli genome encodes:
- a CDS encoding SGNH/GDSL hydrolase family protein: protein MSVNYVSLGDSTAVGVGASQGGGYPDRLASRLRQAGLPVGHTNLGQSGARVRDVVNSALKRVVALQPTLITLGVGTNDLWRGTEVAEYQDDLDRIARRLKQTGASMVVVNLADMALAPIAKLVPSALYEGRIEPFNEAIATVARAHGLHLVDLYTASRELIPRRRDFFSSDGFHPSAEGYEEWADLMLPTVRTLIQR from the coding sequence GGTGGGGGCGTCGCAGGGTGGGGGCTATCCCGACCGGCTCGCCTCCCGCCTGCGGCAGGCCGGCCTGCCGGTGGGCCACACCAACCTGGGGCAGAGCGGCGCGCGCGTGCGCGACGTCGTCAACAGCGCCCTCAAGCGCGTCGTGGCCCTGCAGCCCACGCTCATCACCCTGGGCGTGGGCACCAACGACCTCTGGCGCGGCACCGAGGTGGCGGAGTACCAGGACGACCTGGACCGCATCGCCCGCCGGTTGAAGCAGACCGGCGCGTCCATGGTGGTGGTGAACCTGGCCGACATGGCGCTCGCGCCCATCGCGAAGCTGGTGCCCAGCGCGCTGTACGAAGGGCGCATCGAGCCCTTCAACGAAGCCATCGCCACGGTGGCGCGCGCGCACGGGCTCCACCTGGTGGACCTGTACACGGCCAGCCGCGAGCTGATCCCCCGGCGGCGGGACTTCTTCAGCTCGGACGGCTTCCACCCGTCCGCGGAGGGCTACGAGGAGTGGGCGGACCTGATGCTGCCCACGGTGCGCACGCTCATCCAGCGCTGA